One genomic segment of Strix aluco isolate bStrAlu1 chromosome 7, bStrAlu1.hap1, whole genome shotgun sequence includes these proteins:
- the ANKRD1 gene encoding ankyrin repeat domain-containing protein 1, whose amino-acid sequence MMMMKVEELVTGKKVDDKETGSFLPEDFKNGEYEAAVRLEKQEDLKTVSEHSLTRGDLAYEKEKKIEAELKKKKLEERSKLENLEDLEKIIQLKKKKKCKKVKVPVLKEPEPEVITGPVDIPTFFRAALQNKMPVIEKYLSDKGDPNVCDEYKRTALHRACSEGHLEVVKKLVEAGAQLEQKDMLESTALHWACRGGNLDVLKFLLDKGINRNARDKLLSTPLHVAVRTGQYDCGEHLIACEADLNARDREGDTPMHDAVRLNRYKMIRLLILYGADLTIKNCQGKTPMDLVLQWQNGTKEIFNSLKDNSYKSVHLSKF is encoded by the exons ATGATGATGATGAAAGTAGAAGAGCTG GTGACTGGGAAGAAAGTCGACGATAAAGAGACTGGCAGCTTCCTCCCTGAGGACTTCAAAAATGGAGAATATGAAGCTGCTGTAAGACTGGAGAAGCAGGAGGACCTAAAGACAGTCTCTGAACACTCACTGACCCGAGGTGATCTGGCttatgagaaggagaaaaaaatagaagcagaG ctgaagaagaagaaattagaGGAGAGGTCAAAACTTGAAAACTTGGAGGATCTTGAAAAAATTATTcagctgaagaagaagaaaaaatgcaagaaagTGAAAGTCCCTGTTTTAAAGGAACCTGAACCAGAAGTTATT ACAGGACCAGTGGATATACCCACATTCTTCAGAGCTGCACTGCAGAATAAGATGCCAGTAATTGAAAAATACCTGTCAGACAAAGGGGATCCAAATGTCTGTGATGAG TACAAACGCACTGCATTGCACAGGGCATGCTCTGAAGGACATCTAGAGGTGGTGAAAAAGTTGGTGGAAGCTGGAGCTCAGCTTGAACAGAAAGACATG cTTGAATCTACAGCCCTGCACTGGGCGTGCCGGGGGGGGAACCTGGATGTTCTGAAATTCTTACTGGACAAAGGGATAAACAGAAATGCAAGAGACAAG CTGCTCAGCACCCCTTTGCACGTGGCTGTAAGAACGGGTCAGTACGACTGCGGGGAGCACCTCATCGCCTGTGAAGCAGATCTCAATGCCAGAGACAGA GAAGGAGACACACCGATGCACGATGCCGTGAGACTGAACCGCTACAAAATGATCAGGCTTCTGATTCTGTATGGAGCGGATCTAACTATAAAGAACTGC CAAGGGAAAACCCCTATGGATCTTGTTCTTCAGTGGCAGAATGGCACCAAAGAGATATTCAACAGCCTGAAAGACAATTCCTATAAGAGTGTCCATCTAAGCAagttctga